The DNA region AATATATTAAAGACTTTAGTTTATTTTCTGATATATTATCTTATATAGAACAAAGAAAGATGACTATGTTTTTATTTGGTGATGAAGAGAAGTATTTTTTTACAATCACCGAAAAAATGAAAAAAATATATCCTGATATTAGTATACTTGGCACTTATCAAAATACAAAAAATAAATCAGAATTGGATAAGGCTTTTATTGGATTTAAAAAAATGAATCCAGATGTATTTTTTATATATATGCCTTTTAAAAAATCTTTGTATTGGTTCAATGAAAACAATGGTAAATTAGGTATGAAATTATGTGTGCCTATGTCTAGACCTTTGGACTGTTTTTGCGGAAAGAAAAAATCACCGAGTTTGAAAATAATTGAAGCAAATAAAGATGAGTCTTTTTATCTTAAAAGAAATATTTTTAGAATATTTTTATATTGTGATTATATAAAGTTTTGGATATTAGTTTTTTTTGAAAAGATTTCTGTAAATAGAGCTAAAAAGAGAATTATAAAAAATGCTAAAAAAGAGGCTAAGAGGGAAGTTAAGCTAGAAAAAATTAAAGCTAAAGAATTAAAGAAAGAAGAAAAGAAAGCCTTAAAAGAATCTAAAAAAGAAGCTAAGAAGGAAGCTAAGGGAGAAAAAATTAGGGCT from Brachyspira pilosicoli P43/6/78 includes:
- a CDS encoding WecB/TagA/CpsF family glycosyltransferase, which produces MINKNSLLGIRIDTFNNDLYAALDQLKDGNDVLIVTLDVHQLLNVRFNKKLKNIIENASLVIAAHPSISKAYKFIYKEELEYIKDFSLFSDILSYIEQRKMTMFLFGDEEKYFFTITEKMKKIYPDISILGTYQNTKNKSELDKAFIGFKKMNPDVFFIYMPFKKSLYWFNENNGKLGMKLCVPMSRPLDCFCGKKKSPSLKIIEANKDESFYLKRNIFRIFLYCDYIKFWILVFFEKISVNRAKKRIIKNAKKEAKREVKLEKIKAKELKKEEKKALKESKKEAKKEAKGEKIRAKELKKEEKQALKEAKKALKEEKKALKKEKKALKKDKKTLQEEDKKE